From Mya arenaria isolate MELC-2E11 chromosome 12, ASM2691426v1, the proteins below share one genomic window:
- the LOC128210729 gene encoding uncharacterized protein LOC128210729 — protein MVMMVVVMMVVVMMVVVVMMVVVLVAVVVVLVEMLIVVLLVAMVMVDVLILLGLVEVVLVVIVPVVVMMVLDDAAGWSDGGDDGGSGAGATIAVLFTRDAVDNNINKDIGAGSGHDGCGGGGGAGGNADCCVAGGDGDGGCADIVGAGGGGAGGHCASGGHDGVGGAAGWSDGGDAGGGGAVATIAVLFTQDAVDNNINKDLYYFGHEVFNHPTGRDDDDDAGDNDGGAGDDYDYGGGGGGSAVDDDNGGG, from the exons atggtcatgatggtggttGTCATGATGGTGGTTGTCATGATGGTGGTCGTGGTCATGATGGTTGTGGTgctggtggcggtggtggtggtgctggtggaaATGCTGATTGTTGTGTTGCTGGTGGCGAtggtgatggtggatgtgctgatatTGCTGGGGCTGGTGGAGGTGGTGCTTGTGGTCATTGTGCcagtggtggtcatgatggtgttGGATGATGCTGCTGGATGGtctgatggtggtgatgatggtggtagtggtgcAGGGGCTACAATTGCAGTCTTGTTCACACGGGATGCTGTGGACAACAatatcaacaaagatat TGGTGCTGGTAGTGGTCATGATGGttgtggcggtggtggtggtgctggtggaaATGCTGATTGTTGTGTTGCTGGTGGCGAtggtgatggtggatgtgctgatatTGTTGGGGCTGGTGGAGGTGGTGCTGGTGGTCATTGTGCcagtggtggtcatgatggtgttggtggtgctgctgGATGGTCTGATGgtggtgatgctggtggtggtggtgcagTGGCTACAATTGCAGTCTTGTTCACACAGGATGCTGTGGACAACAATATCAACAAAgatttgtattattttggtcat GAAGTGTTCAACCATCCAACAGGaagagatgatgatgatgatgctggtgataatgatggtggtgctggCGATGATTATGATTATGGAGGAGGAGGTGGCGGCAgtgctgttgatgatgataatggtggtggTTGA